The genomic segment TCGCAGCTTTGGGATTGGTTCATTCCTGCATGTTTTTCTATTATGCCCTTGCTGTGCGCATCTTCCACATTTTATTTGCACCTTTGGTTCTCCTCTAGATCTGATTCTTTTCCTTCTAGGGCGGCCTGGTGGTTTTCTTGATTTTGGTGGTAGGACAATTATGTTTAAAGTCTCTGGCAGTGTCCATTCGCCTTCATTTGGCAATGGATGAACAGTTGAGTCATATGTTGCTTTCATAGTTGTAGTTTTGTAGTAATTAGCAACATAATCATATGTTTTCAGCCGTGTTTTGGCGAATACTGCTATTGCATGTGCACACGGTATTTCGTCTTGTTGGAATCTTTTGCATTCACATGTTTTCTCCATTAGGTTGACCAAAAAATTTCCTTTCTGTTCAACCACAACTTGGTACAGTATAGTGTTTACTGGGAAGACCTGTTTATTTTAGTAGAGAAACACATGTTAGAAACTGGATACTGTGATATTTTTGAGTAACTGGTTACTAAGagttttgataaataatattcaGTGCTCAATATATGTCAGGTACCTGAAATTTAATGGCACGAATAAAGTTTTCTCTAAGCACAGTTTCAGTATCTGTTGTTACTTGTGTGAATGTTCCGTTTGCTTCGTTACCATTTTTCCATACCCATTTTTGAACTAAACTTCGAAGGCCCTCCATCATTGTAGTGATTGGCAGCGTTCTTGCAGCTTTCAATGCAGCATTTATTGATTCAGCTATATTTGATGTCATCATTGTATATCTTCTTGTTGGAGCATGGCATCTAGACCAAGTTGAATATCCAATTTTTTGTAAATACGGTCTTATGCGTGTGTCAATCTTGTCTATTTTATGCATGTAATGCTCAAATGATTGTACCCTGTATGCCTTTGCTGCTTTGACAAAGTTTAGGTTTAGGTCCTCCCCATGGACACCAAAATTGACTTTGATGTTGTTTAACAGGTGGAATATGCATGCTCCATGGAAAGCTTTTGGGTATACATGGTCTATAGCATTTTctatgcttttatgcctgtctgAAATGATTGCCATACCTGTTTTGCAAAATCACAATGGAGTAACTGGTTATTAAGTATTAACTGAGTAACTGGTTTCATTAATTTATATgactgttattttttttttttacactgtTTTCTCTATTTTATTGCTGGATTATTATTAAACTGATAATTTTATGAGTTTAGTTTGTTTCAATAAGAATATAAAGAAGAAAACCGTACCTTCTCTTTCTCCATATGTCTCCTTTAGCTTTGTGAAAAACCATAACCATGATGAATCATTTTCAGAGTCTCCAATTCCAAAGGCTAATGGGAATATGTTGTTGTTAGCATCCATTGTAGAAGCAGTGAATAAAGTTCCCCCAAATGATGTCTTCAAGTAAGTTCCATCTATCACAATGACTGGCCTACAGTGTTTCCATCATTTGATGGAATTTGCAAATGCTAGGTACATATATTTGAAGTGATCTGTATTGTCTGTAACCAGGTGTGTAATTGTAACTGGGTTCGATACTTTTAGCATGTGAAGGTAGATGGGAAGTTTTTGGTATGAATCATCTTGGTTTCCCCTTGCCAATTCTAAAGCTTTTTCTCTTGCTCTCCAGGCTTTTTGGTACCCCATTGGAACACCAAAATCATCTAGCATGTCGTTGATTATGTCATGTGGTGTGTGTACTCTCTTTATTGACatgtattttgattttattagttCCCCAATGACATTGCAATTAGCCTGCCTGTGGTCTTCCATAATGATATCCAAGGAGCAGGTGTGAGTTTTTACATACTTTCTGTTTTCCTGAACTTTGAAgctctaagtaaccagttacaattgtcATCCACACAGGTTACCAGGTACTCTCTTGGTTCagatctttttgtcttgaattgGAAGTTGTGGATCATAGCATAATAACATAGAGCAGATTTTAAGAGCTTTTTGTCCTTATAAATCTGGCCTTCTTCAACTTTGAAAATTTTATGATCAGTTATAATTTatgtttcttcttttctttttcttttgttttcttctgtTCTCTCTATGATAAATTCTGCTACATCATCAGCTATGTCTGTAGTATTTGGGAAGgtttgtacctggttatttctGGTGTAGGTTGCTTCGTGATATTGTAATTCTGTAGCTGATTGCTCGTTGTTTAGTTGAAGAACTAGCTTTTCTAAATCTGTGttctgtttttgtgtttcttcttCATATGTAGTGTGTTGAACAGTTTCAGCTATTGTTTGATCAACAGTGGTGATGCATAGTGGTAGCTCAGTTACTtcattttgcttctttttcagcTCAATGTAGAATAGGACTGAATTGTCAGTGAGTAATTTCATTGGTGGCATACCTGGTGATAACTGGTAACTCAgctcaatattttgaatattgcaTTTTATTTCAGTTTTCACTAAATGAACCAAATTGTTTAGAGAACAATTTGTTGGTATTATCAGTCTAGTCATGGTGTACTCATCATACTGATATCTATCTGTCCATTTTCCTCCAAATCGAATCAATGTCATTATGGTCTCCATATCTGCAATATAGCACAACATAATTTTTAGTGATGTTTAAAATGTATATGGTTGTGTTAGTGAAtgaatattattaatgttgaaattattttAGTAACTGGTTTCTTTTTCTGAATCGAGAACTATTTTCCAGTTtccatatttatttatgttgCATTAAATTCTATTTTTGTGTGTGTAACTGGTTTCACGTTTGTAATTAAAAAAGTTTTGAAACAAGTAGTTTGAGTCAAGAATTTTATCAGGAAGTAATTTGCAGATTATTTGTGTAAATATTTTGCATGTCGTATATTTGAAGAAAGATTTGCTTACCTGTTTGAGAAATCAGAGAAGTTGATGGATTTATGCGTTTGCTAATGTGAACGAACGTAAAA from the Humulus lupulus chromosome X, drHumLupu1.1, whole genome shotgun sequence genome contains:
- the LOC133804001 gene encoding uncharacterized protein LOC133804001; the protein is MMTSNIAESINAALKAARTLPITTMMEGLRSLVQKWVWKNGNEANGTFTQVTTDTETVLRENFIRAIKFQVFPVNTILYQVVVEQKGNFLVNLMEKTCECKRFQQDEIPCAHAIAVFAKTRLKTYDYVANYYKTTTMKATYDSTVHPLPNEGEWTLPETLNIIVLPPKSRKPPGRPRRKRIRSRGEPKVQIKCGRCAQQGHNRKTCRNEPIPKLRNTTKSKKIDK